From the genome of Pseudobdellovibrionaceae bacterium:
GGTATAATCAGTAATTTAAAAAATTTTTTACCGTTCATTTCTACTCCTTGTTATTTATTGTTATTCATAATTTTAATAAAGAAGTCTACTAATTAATAATAACTTTTTATCTAACGCGACCACTTTGGTCTTTCATAAGACCCTGCCCCCGAGGTAATAGCCCTTAAGCCTCCCCCGTCGCTGGCTCTCATAATATATAAGTGCTTAAAGCCCGTTTTATCACTAGAAAAAACCACCATCTGACCATCGGGCGAAAAAGAAGGGTCTTCGTTATTGGCCCACCTTCCTCCTTTAGCTCTTATAGAAGTTAAACGCTTTAATTTGTTTCCATCCTTAGAGATACTAAAAATATCATAATGACCCTTGCTATAACCTGCAAAAACTATCGTCTTACTGTCGGGCGACCAGCTGGGTGAAGAGTTGTAACGACCTGCAAAAGTTAAACGCTTCGATTTTTTGTTTTTTAAATTCATAACATACAACATCTCTCGGCCCACTTTATTAGACGAATAGGCTAACCACTTTCCGTCAGGGCTTACCGCTGGCTCTACATTAAGAGAGGTGGATGATTTTCCCAATAAGTAGCGCTTTAGTTTTCCGTTTTTAGCAAAAATTTCCACAAGGTAGCTGCCTCCCCTAGAATTGGTTCTGCTTAAAATTACTCTTTCATCTCCTGGAACAAATACTCCTCCAGAGTTTACCCCTTTAAAATACGATAAAATTTTTCGCTTTTTTGTTTTAATATCGTAAATAAATAAGTCTGGGTTTCTTTGTCGTGCTTTTACGTGAAAAGGAAAGGCTGTGTATAATAATTTTTTTTTATTCCATGACCAAGAGGGCGAAATAGCTAAGTTGCGGTGAAAGGTAATTCTTTTTTTATTTTTACCGTCCCAGTCCATAGTATAAATTTCCTTATATCTAGAGGGGGATCTATAAGAGGCTACCACTTTGCTTAAGTAAACTCCTGGCTTTCCTGTAATGTTATATACTAAATCATTAGAAAAGGTGTCGGCTAATAATTCTATTTCTCTAGCGTAGGTAAGGCTGTACTCTTTTGCAAAAAGTTGTTTTGCCTTATTAACATTGTAGACAAAAACTTGAAAAACAAATTTATTTTTTTTAAAAAAGACATCTCCTCTTATTAAAAAATTTGCACCAATTTGACTCCACTTTTTAAAGCGAAAACCTGACTTAGAGTAAGGGTAAGGCTTGGAGTCTAACAAGTTCGAATTTTCTAAAAAAGCTGCCGAGCTTAATACTTGTAAAAAACTAGAATATTTTAAGTTGTGCGCAATGGCTGTGTGTAACTTTGTTTTTAACACTATGGCGCGTTTTTTTAAACGATTACTTTTGCTTACAAAACGGAACTGGGGCACTGCCAAGGTGCTAACTTTTATTTTTGCCGACCCTACATGTATAAAAATTTGTGGCTTAGCCTGTGCAGAAGTTTCTAAATAATAGACTGATACACAACATAGCCAGTAAGAAAAAATACGGTAAATCATAAAAATAAAAATACTATTACAAAGCTTTTAAAACAAGTTGTTTTTGCATTACGGAAATCGAAAAACTATTCCCGAGCTGCTCAGCAAATCCACAAGCTCTTCTGGAGGTGCTGGGTAGGGGCTGGCTAACTTTAGCGCGTTAAAAGCTTGCGAGTTAAAGTCTTCATTTTCTGACTTGTTAAAGTATTCTGCTCGTAACAAGCCCCCTCCTTTGCCTAAATACACATTAATTTCTACTCGCAAGTGGGTTTGGTCAATCCACTGAGGAATGCTCCAAAAAGAATGTACATGCCTTTTTAATTGTTCTAAGTAATTTTGAATTTGATTTTGTAATACCGACGAAAGTTTGTTTCCTGCCAACACCTTGCTTTGCTTATTTGCCGTTTTTTTTGCACCAGCTTCTTTAATTTTTTTTAAAATACTTTTTTGGCTCTTCTTTCGCAACCGTTCTTTAATTTTTTTTAAAATACTTTTTTGATTTTTTTTAGAATGCTTTTTTGATTTTTTTTTTGGCAACAAAACCACTTTTCTAGCTTTTAGCTTGTGCAAAGCTGTAATAGTTTTTTCTGGTAACGCTACCAAATTAACTTGCACGCTATTTAAAATTATGTTTTTAGAAAGGCTTTTTTGAAATGAAAAACTAAATACCGATACTACAAACACATGAATAAAAAAAACAACGCCAATACAATTAACAAATTTCATTAGTTTTACTGAGCCTCTGTTACCAGCCCTACTTTATAAAACCCTGCGGCTTTAAGCTCTGCCATTAATTTTGCCACGACCCCGTACAAAACACGATAGTCGGCTTGCACAAAAACGGCTTTGTCTTTTTTATATTTAAAAATGGCTTTCATTTTTTTACCCACCTTTAAAAGAGGTACCTTTGTATTAGCAATATAAATTTGGCTGTTTTTTTTTACCTGAATAATAAAAACATTTTTGTTTATATCTACGCCTGTTTTTTTTGTTTTAGGTAGCTTTAGGCTTATGCTTTGCTGGCTTAAAGGTGCCGTAACCATAAATATAACTAATAAAACCAACACTACATCTACAAAAGGCGTAATGTTAATTTCGCTTAAAGCTCTTTTGGATTTGTGAAACTTTGTTGCCATAATATTTTATGCAAATCTTTTTTAAATGCTTATTTTATTTTTTTACTACGCTTTGCTTTCGCCATCTGTTGTTAAAACTTCTAGCAAGTCGTTATTAAAATTTTCTAAATAGCGTTCTTGCTGGCTTAAATAACGAATAAACATATTGTAGGCCACAGAGGCAGGGATAGCCGCAAACAATCCTACTGCTGTGGCAATAAGCGCTTCTGATAATCCGGGGGCCACAACACTTAAGCTGGCCGATCCCGATAAGGCAATTTTATGAAAGGACATCATAATTCCCCATACCGTTCCCAACAAACCAATAAAAGGTGCAGAACTACCTACCGTAGCTAAAATAGACAGTCTGCTTTCTAAAAAAAATAAAGTGTCTTCTGTTATAGCGCTGGCCTTTCTTGTCCATATCTTTTCTGGCAACAACTTATCTTTTTGAAAATACGGCAAATATAAAACTTCAATGTTTTGTGCTATATTGCTTTCGGGATATAGCACTAAAGACTTTTTAATAAGTTCTGCATTTTTTAAATTGTCCCAAAAAACTTCTTCTAACTGTTTATTCTGCTGCCTTTGTTTTTTAAACTGTAAAAGTTTAAATAAAATAATGGCCCATGTGGTTATGGATAATACGATTAAAAAAAATAAAATACTTTGAACAACAAAACTGGCTTCTAAAATTGCGTTTAAAAAATAATTATTGAACATATTAACACGGTAACAAAGGAAAAAAATCAAACAAGCTTCCCGCTTACTAATTAGATAAAAGACAAGGGATATATATAATTCTTTTCTCAGAAAGCATGTAAAAATGCTGAAAAAGAACCAAAGTAACTGAGAGGTGAGCTTTTAAGTTGGATGATGCCTTTACAACCTACCTTGCATTTATTGCAATCTTGTAAACGCTCCTAAAAGCTCTAGGCTAAAAAAGCCCTACCCCTCTCAACACATTTCTTCTATGTCAGAAATATAGCACACTGCATAACAAATAACAGCCCTTCCTATAATTTTTACAAAAAATACTGCTAAATGCCGTTATTTTCGATTACAAGGCTGTACATCTTTTTTGGAAAAGTATTTTTTATAAATTCTCGAAATTTTTTAGTCGTTTTTTTCTCTCCCTTAACTAGGTTTTGGCTTAGCATTACCACTATGTTTCGGCGCTTTAGCTCTTTCATAACGGCAAAGCCAATTCTTGGTTTAGCAATATATGCAAAGTGTGCCCTTACCGGCACCAGGCCTTCTAGCCATAATTTAGAAAAAAAATTCATTCTCAACAACACGGTGGGGCTAGCCCCAAGGGCCATTAGTGGCGCCTCTTTACGAAACCACGCTGCGGTTTTTAAAAAGTCACTATAAATTAAAAGTCTGCCTTTATGTTTTTCAGACACTTTAATAAATCGAAATAAATCTACTGGATTTTGACTATGAACATACGCAAAAAATCTTTGCTTCGGGTATTTTTGTAATAATACACTCCACTTTATATACCTGTTTTCTTTTAAGTCTTTTTTTGTAAAATAGGTTGTGTCTGCCCTGCGAGAACTAGCTAGCCAAAAATTTTTAGAGGGGTATAGGTGCAAACCAGTAATTGTTTTTTTTCCATTAACAACTGCTTTAAAACCTTTGTTAGCCGAGGCCGAAAAAGAGTTCCATAACTCAATAGGGGCTAAATGATTTAAGGCTTGGTGGCGCCTAACCCCTGCGGGGTCTTGCACTTGGGCTAATAATACTACCAATCCAAACAAAACCAAAACAACTACAAAACTAATAAACCCTAAACGCAATACAGCCTCTTTCATAGCTTTCTCCCCT
Proteins encoded in this window:
- a CDS encoding protein TolQ; its protein translation is MFNNYFLNAILEASFVVQSILFFLIVLSITTWAIILFKLLQFKKQRQQNKQLEEVFWDNLKNAELIKKSLVLYPESNIAQNIEVLYLPYFQKDKLLPEKIWTRKASAITEDTLFFLESRLSILATVGSSAPFIGLLGTVWGIMMSFHKIALSGSASLSVVAPGLSEALIATAVGLFAAIPASVAYNMFIRYLSQQERYLENFNNDLLEVLTTDGESKA
- a CDS encoding biopolymer transporter ExbD encodes the protein MATKFHKSKRALSEINITPFVDVVLVLLVIFMVTAPLSQQSISLKLPKTKKTGVDINKNVFIIQVKKNSQIYIANTKVPLLKVGKKMKAIFKYKKDKAVFVQADYRVLYGVVAKLMAELKAAGFYKVGLVTEAQ
- a CDS encoding TonB C-terminal domain-containing protein; its protein translation is MKFVNCIGVVFFIHVFVVSVFSFSFQKSLSKNIILNSVQVNLVALPEKTITALHKLKARKVVLLPKKKSKKHSKKNQKSILKKIKERLRKKSQKSILKKIKEAGAKKTANKQSKVLAGNKLSSVLQNQIQNYLEQLKRHVHSFWSIPQWIDQTHLRVEINVYLGKGGGLLRAEYFNKSENEDFNSQAFNALKLASPYPAPPEELVDLLSSSGIVFRFP